A single Chaetodon trifascialis isolate fChaTrf1 chromosome 18, fChaTrf1.hap1, whole genome shotgun sequence DNA region contains:
- the xylb gene encoding xylulose kinase isoform X2, with the protein MMAAADSPLFLGFDFSTQQLKVVAIDGNLNVIHQNNVQFDSELPEFRTQGGVHLHADGLTVTSPVLMWVKALDLLLDKMKRAGLDLSRVRALSGSGQQHGSVYWRPGASQTLKQLDPDRNLHQQLQDSFSLSDCPVWMDSSSTQQCEDLQAAVGGALRLAETTGSRAYERFTGNQIAKVRQTRPEDYQDCERISLVSSFAASLFLGGYAAIDCSDGSGMNLLDIRTRNWSEICLEATAPRLDRLLGAPVPSTSVLGPVSSYLVRRSGFCGSCRVVAFTGDNPASLAGMRLQPGDIAVSLGTSDTVFLWVQQPRPALEGHVFCNPVDWQAYMALLCFKNGSLMRERIRNECAGGSWESFSAALRDTPLGNNGNIGFYFDTMEITPPAVGRHRFDPDDSEVSSLSPQVEVRALVEGQFLSRRLHAERLGYSIIPGTRVLATGGASSNKEILQVLSDVFNAPVYTIDLSNSACLGSAYRALHGLVAESGVSFFDVVKKAPEPQLVATPHPSAQEVYNQMLQRYARLEERVLRETRP; encoded by the exons atgatGGCCGCCGCGgactctcctctctttctggGCTTTGACTTCAGCACGCAGCAG CTGAAGGTGGTGGCCATCGATGGAAACCTGAACGTGATTCATCAGAACAATGTGCAGTTTGACTCAGAGCTACCTGAGTTCAG GACTCAGGGTGGAGTCCACCTCCACGCTGACGGACTGACCGTCACCTCACCTGTGCTGATGTGGGTGAag GCTCTGGACCTGCTGTTGGACAAAATGAAGAGGGCGGGGCTTGACTTGTCCCGTGTCAGAGCGCTGTCGGGCAGCGGACAG CAACACGGCAGCGTGTACTGGAGACCAGGAGCGTCCCAGACCCTGAAGCAGCTCGACCCGGACCGGAACCtgcaccagcagctgcag GACAGCTTCTCCCTGTCAGACTGTCCCGTGTGGATGGACTCCAGCAGCACGCAGCAGTGTGAGgacctgcaggcagcagtggGGGGGGCGCTGAGACTGGCCGAGACCACCGGGTCCAGAGCCTACGAG cgGTTCACGGGAAACCAGATCGCCAAAGTGCGTCAGACCCGACCGGAGGACTACCAGGACTGTGAG aggatCTCATTGGTCAGCAGCTTCGCAGCCTCTCTCTTCCTCGGTGGATACGCCGCCATCGACTGCAGTGACG GTTCAGGGATGAATCTGCTGGACATCAGGACCAGAAACTGGTCTGAGATCTGCCTGGAAGCCACCGCTCCTCGTCTGGACCGACTGCTGGGAGCCCCGGTCCCCTCCACGTCTGTACTG GGTCCCGTCTCCTCCTACTTGGTCCGTCGATCTGGTTTCTGCGGGAGCTGCAGAGTGGTGGCCTTCACCGGAGACAACCCAG cGTCTCTGGCAGGAATGAGGCTTCAGCCAGGAGACATCGCT gtcaGTCTGGGGACCAGTGACACAGTCTTTCTGTGGGTCCAGCAGCCTCGTCCAGCTTTAGAGGGACACGTCTTCTGTAACCCCGTCGACTGGCAGGCGTACATGGCTCTGCTGTg CTTTAAGAACGGATCTCTGATGAGGGAACGTATTAGGAACGAGTGTGCTGGAGGATCATGGGAAAGTTTTTCTGCCGCCTTGAGAGACACACCGCTCGGAAACAACGGAAACATCG gcttttattttgacaccaTGGAGATCACGCCTCCTGCGGTCGGACGTCACCGCTTTGACCCGGACGACAGCGAG gtgTCCTCGCTGAGTCCACAGGTGGAGGTTCGGGCTCTGGTGGAGGGTCAGTTCCTGTCCAGGAGACTCCACGCTGAGAGGCTGGGATACTCCATCA TTCCAGGAACCAGAGTGTTGGCGACAGGGGGAGCCTCATCCAACAAAGAGATCCTACAG GTTTTATCTGATGTGTTTAACGCTCCGGTTTACACCATCGATCTGTCCAACTCCGCCTGCCTGGGATCAGCCTACAGAGCTCTGCacg GCCTGGTCGCAGAATCTGGAGTTTCCTTCTTTGATGTCGTGAAGAAAGCACCGGAACCACAGCTGGTCGCCACCCCGCATCCGTCAGCACAGgag GTGTACAACCAGATGCTGCAGCGATACGCCCGATTGGAGGAGAGAGTCCTGCGGGAGACCCGcccctga
- the xylb gene encoding xylulose kinase isoform X1 produces MHQQNPTTRECISNARSGWCFWSDTDDTRCTTSTDSTFPAHVKLKVVAIDGNLNVIHQNNVQFDSELPEFRTQGGVHLHADGLTVTSPVLMWVKALDLLLDKMKRAGLDLSRVRALSGSGQQHGSVYWRPGASQTLKQLDPDRNLHQQLQDSFSLSDCPVWMDSSSTQQCEDLQAAVGGALRLAETTGSRAYERFTGNQIAKVRQTRPEDYQDCERISLVSSFAASLFLGGYAAIDCSDGSGMNLLDIRTRNWSEICLEATAPRLDRLLGAPVPSTSVLGPVSSYLVRRSGFCGSCRVVAFTGDNPASLAGMRLQPGDIAVSLGTSDTVFLWVQQPRPALEGHVFCNPVDWQAYMALLCFKNGSLMRERIRNECAGGSWESFSAALRDTPLGNNGNIGFYFDTMEITPPAVGRHRFDPDDSEVSSLSPQVEVRALVEGQFLSRRLHAERLGYSIIPGTRVLATGGASSNKEILQVLSDVFNAPVYTIDLSNSACLGSAYRALHGLVAESGVSFFDVVKKAPEPQLVATPHPSAQEVYNQMLQRYARLEERVLRETRP; encoded by the exons ATGCATCAGCAAAATCCCACGACACGTGAATGCATCAGTAACGCTCGTTCAGGttggtgtttttggagtgatACTGATGATACTCGTTGTACTACAAGTACTGACAGTACTTTTCCTGCTCATGTGAAGCTGAAGGTGGTGGCCATCGATGGAAACCTGAACGTGATTCATCAGAACAATGTGCAGTTTGACTCAGAGCTACCTGAGTTCAG GACTCAGGGTGGAGTCCACCTCCACGCTGACGGACTGACCGTCACCTCACCTGTGCTGATGTGGGTGAag GCTCTGGACCTGCTGTTGGACAAAATGAAGAGGGCGGGGCTTGACTTGTCCCGTGTCAGAGCGCTGTCGGGCAGCGGACAG CAACACGGCAGCGTGTACTGGAGACCAGGAGCGTCCCAGACCCTGAAGCAGCTCGACCCGGACCGGAACCtgcaccagcagctgcag GACAGCTTCTCCCTGTCAGACTGTCCCGTGTGGATGGACTCCAGCAGCACGCAGCAGTGTGAGgacctgcaggcagcagtggGGGGGGCGCTGAGACTGGCCGAGACCACCGGGTCCAGAGCCTACGAG cgGTTCACGGGAAACCAGATCGCCAAAGTGCGTCAGACCCGACCGGAGGACTACCAGGACTGTGAG aggatCTCATTGGTCAGCAGCTTCGCAGCCTCTCTCTTCCTCGGTGGATACGCCGCCATCGACTGCAGTGACG GTTCAGGGATGAATCTGCTGGACATCAGGACCAGAAACTGGTCTGAGATCTGCCTGGAAGCCACCGCTCCTCGTCTGGACCGACTGCTGGGAGCCCCGGTCCCCTCCACGTCTGTACTG GGTCCCGTCTCCTCCTACTTGGTCCGTCGATCTGGTTTCTGCGGGAGCTGCAGAGTGGTGGCCTTCACCGGAGACAACCCAG cGTCTCTGGCAGGAATGAGGCTTCAGCCAGGAGACATCGCT gtcaGTCTGGGGACCAGTGACACAGTCTTTCTGTGGGTCCAGCAGCCTCGTCCAGCTTTAGAGGGACACGTCTTCTGTAACCCCGTCGACTGGCAGGCGTACATGGCTCTGCTGTg CTTTAAGAACGGATCTCTGATGAGGGAACGTATTAGGAACGAGTGTGCTGGAGGATCATGGGAAAGTTTTTCTGCCGCCTTGAGAGACACACCGCTCGGAAACAACGGAAACATCG gcttttattttgacaccaTGGAGATCACGCCTCCTGCGGTCGGACGTCACCGCTTTGACCCGGACGACAGCGAG gtgTCCTCGCTGAGTCCACAGGTGGAGGTTCGGGCTCTGGTGGAGGGTCAGTTCCTGTCCAGGAGACTCCACGCTGAGAGGCTGGGATACTCCATCA TTCCAGGAACCAGAGTGTTGGCGACAGGGGGAGCCTCATCCAACAAAGAGATCCTACAG GTTTTATCTGATGTGTTTAACGCTCCGGTTTACACCATCGATCTGTCCAACTCCGCCTGCCTGGGATCAGCCTACAGAGCTCTGCacg GCCTGGTCGCAGAATCTGGAGTTTCCTTCTTTGATGTCGTGAAGAAAGCACCGGAACCACAGCTGGTCGCCACCCCGCATCCGTCAGCACAGgag GTGTACAACCAGATGCTGCAGCGATACGCCCGATTGGAGGAGAGAGTCCTGCGGGAGACCCGcccctga
- the xylb gene encoding xylulose kinase isoform X3, producing MWVKALDLLLDKMKRAGLDLSRVRALSGSGQQHGSVYWRPGASQTLKQLDPDRNLHQQLQDSFSLSDCPVWMDSSSTQQCEDLQAAVGGALRLAETTGSRAYERFTGNQIAKVRQTRPEDYQDCERISLVSSFAASLFLGGYAAIDCSDGSGMNLLDIRTRNWSEICLEATAPRLDRLLGAPVPSTSVLGPVSSYLVRRSGFCGSCRVVAFTGDNPASLAGMRLQPGDIAVSLGTSDTVFLWVQQPRPALEGHVFCNPVDWQAYMALLCFKNGSLMRERIRNECAGGSWESFSAALRDTPLGNNGNIGFYFDTMEITPPAVGRHRFDPDDSEVSSLSPQVEVRALVEGQFLSRRLHAERLGYSIIPGTRVLATGGASSNKEILQVLSDVFNAPVYTIDLSNSACLGSAYRALHGLVAESGVSFFDVVKKAPEPQLVATPHPSAQEVYNQMLQRYARLEERVLRETRP from the exons ATGTGGGTGAag GCTCTGGACCTGCTGTTGGACAAAATGAAGAGGGCGGGGCTTGACTTGTCCCGTGTCAGAGCGCTGTCGGGCAGCGGACAG CAACACGGCAGCGTGTACTGGAGACCAGGAGCGTCCCAGACCCTGAAGCAGCTCGACCCGGACCGGAACCtgcaccagcagctgcag GACAGCTTCTCCCTGTCAGACTGTCCCGTGTGGATGGACTCCAGCAGCACGCAGCAGTGTGAGgacctgcaggcagcagtggGGGGGGCGCTGAGACTGGCCGAGACCACCGGGTCCAGAGCCTACGAG cgGTTCACGGGAAACCAGATCGCCAAAGTGCGTCAGACCCGACCGGAGGACTACCAGGACTGTGAG aggatCTCATTGGTCAGCAGCTTCGCAGCCTCTCTCTTCCTCGGTGGATACGCCGCCATCGACTGCAGTGACG GTTCAGGGATGAATCTGCTGGACATCAGGACCAGAAACTGGTCTGAGATCTGCCTGGAAGCCACCGCTCCTCGTCTGGACCGACTGCTGGGAGCCCCGGTCCCCTCCACGTCTGTACTG GGTCCCGTCTCCTCCTACTTGGTCCGTCGATCTGGTTTCTGCGGGAGCTGCAGAGTGGTGGCCTTCACCGGAGACAACCCAG cGTCTCTGGCAGGAATGAGGCTTCAGCCAGGAGACATCGCT gtcaGTCTGGGGACCAGTGACACAGTCTTTCTGTGGGTCCAGCAGCCTCGTCCAGCTTTAGAGGGACACGTCTTCTGTAACCCCGTCGACTGGCAGGCGTACATGGCTCTGCTGTg CTTTAAGAACGGATCTCTGATGAGGGAACGTATTAGGAACGAGTGTGCTGGAGGATCATGGGAAAGTTTTTCTGCCGCCTTGAGAGACACACCGCTCGGAAACAACGGAAACATCG gcttttattttgacaccaTGGAGATCACGCCTCCTGCGGTCGGACGTCACCGCTTTGACCCGGACGACAGCGAG gtgTCCTCGCTGAGTCCACAGGTGGAGGTTCGGGCTCTGGTGGAGGGTCAGTTCCTGTCCAGGAGACTCCACGCTGAGAGGCTGGGATACTCCATCA TTCCAGGAACCAGAGTGTTGGCGACAGGGGGAGCCTCATCCAACAAAGAGATCCTACAG GTTTTATCTGATGTGTTTAACGCTCCGGTTTACACCATCGATCTGTCCAACTCCGCCTGCCTGGGATCAGCCTACAGAGCTCTGCacg GCCTGGTCGCAGAATCTGGAGTTTCCTTCTTTGATGTCGTGAAGAAAGCACCGGAACCACAGCTGGTCGCCACCCCGCATCCGTCAGCACAGgag GTGTACAACCAGATGCTGCAGCGATACGCCCGATTGGAGGAGAGAGTCCTGCGGGAGACCCGcccctga